From one Haloferax marinisediminis genomic stretch:
- a CDS encoding V-type ATP synthase subunit F — translation MSQEIAVIGSPDFTTGFRLAGVRKFENVPEEAKDEELDEAVMRTLEDEDVGIIVMYQEDLDYLSRNARQSVERSIEPTLVTLGGTGGASGLRDQIKRAIGIDLMDE, via the coding sequence ATGAGCCAGGAAATTGCAGTTATCGGCAGTCCTGACTTCACGACGGGATTCCGACTTGCGGGTGTCCGCAAGTTCGAGAACGTCCCCGAGGAAGCAAAGGACGAAGAACTCGACGAGGCCGTTATGCGAACGCTCGAGGACGAGGACGTGGGCATCATCGTGATGTACCAAGAAGACCTCGACTACCTCTCGCGTAACGCTCGCCAGTCGGTCGAGCGCAGTATCGAGCCAACGCTCGTTACGCTCGGCGGCACTGGCGGCGCGAGCGGCCTCCGCGACCAGATCAAGAGAGCAATCGGTATCGATCTGATGGACGAATAA
- a CDS encoding V-type ATP synthase subunit C produces MSAAGGSNPEYVIARVRARRSALFGDEEYRKLVRMGPAEIARFMEESEYETEINALGSRFSGVDLIEYGLNANMANQFNDILDWADGRLYDLIARYLRKFDAWNVKTIIRGIYSESPRDEVETDLIRAGEFDDRFLSRLLEAAEIEEVVDLLSGTIFADGIEAAYDDYEDVGVLVPLENAVDRAFYEQLLDGLVVSEETKQYREFLEAEIDFRNARNALRIARSGADLDPTDYFIEGGSLFRATELASLATNPDELISKIRDSRYGDRLSNALSDLEEADSLIGFERALDAALLEYADTLGYVFPLSVTPVISYILAKEREVDNIRAIARGREAGLDPDEIEAELVIQ; encoded by the coding sequence ATGAGCGCTGCTGGCGGCTCGAATCCGGAATACGTCATCGCTCGCGTGCGAGCGCGACGCAGTGCCTTGTTCGGAGACGAAGAGTACCGCAAGCTGGTCCGTATGGGACCGGCCGAAATCGCCCGATTCATGGAGGAGTCGGAGTACGAGACGGAGATCAACGCCCTGGGAAGCCGCTTCTCTGGCGTCGACCTCATCGAGTACGGACTGAACGCCAACATGGCGAACCAGTTCAACGACATCCTCGACTGGGCTGACGGCCGCCTCTACGACCTCATCGCGCGCTACCTCCGGAAGTTCGACGCATGGAACGTCAAAACTATCATCCGCGGCATCTACTCTGAGAGCCCACGCGACGAGGTCGAAACCGACCTCATCCGGGCTGGCGAGTTCGACGACCGATTCCTCTCGCGGCTGCTCGAAGCAGCCGAAATCGAGGAAGTCGTCGACCTCCTCTCGGGGACGATTTTCGCGGATGGGATTGAGGCCGCCTACGACGACTACGAAGACGTTGGCGTCCTCGTCCCGTTAGAGAACGCTGTCGACCGTGCCTTCTACGAGCAACTGCTCGATGGGCTGGTCGTCAGCGAAGAGACGAAACAGTACCGCGAATTCCTCGAAGCAGAGATCGACTTCCGGAACGCCCGCAACGCGCTCCGTATCGCCCGTAGTGGCGCCGACCTCGACCCAACTGATTACTTCATCGAGGGTGGCTCGCTGTTCCGAGCGACGGAACTCGCGTCGCTGGCGACCAACCCGGACGAACTGATCTCGAAGATTCGCGACAGTCGGTACGGTGACCGCCTCTCGAATGCACTGTCGGATCTCGAAGAGGCAGACAGCCTCATCGGCTTCGAGCGCGCCCTCGATGCGGCGCTCTTGGAGTACGCGGACACACTCGGTTACGTGTTCCCGCTATCGGTCACGCCAGTCATCTCGTACATCCTCGCCAAGGAGCGCGAGGTTGACAACATTCGGGCGATCGCCCGCGGCCGCGAGGCAGGGCTCGACCCCGACGAAATCGAAGCGGAGCTGGTCATCCAATGA